One region of Primulina tabacum isolate GXHZ01 chromosome 1, ASM2559414v2, whole genome shotgun sequence genomic DNA includes:
- the LOC142545037 gene encoding uncharacterized protein LOC142545037, which produces MLVIFENNDKLCTPDHFDSIVRAEIPVQTEEPNLNKAVVHHMIHGPCGSMNPNCPCMVNGKCKKNFPKPFVEYTSRGNDSYPLYRRREGGRVSIPNNDDVFIDNGWVVPYNPWLLLKYDCHINVEICGGIKCVKYIYKYIHKGPDQVALELRNGQNCDEIQQYVDGRWICAPEALWRIFSFEFSRMYPSVIRLQLHTPNQLLIYFDPQQRVSDLLADDDNSNTMLTKFFKINCYPDLNGKYLYREFPQYYTWIKSGKKWFRRRSNNKVVGRLYVVSPSEGERFYLRILLKHVRGPTSFEDLMTVNGITYSTFKESAQMRGFLKQDDYVIQCLQEARSVRMPSSLRRLFVSILVFCQPTIVRELWDEFHPSMCEDYGREISSSNLIINKLLLEIRRLLHQYKMKLGDFDLPSISAEFLEDAPLPRIIEDELSYHISDDDLRSIERLNAQQRIAFDTIIEIIMHNQSKLFFIDGPGGTGKTFLYRSMLAHLRKMGKIVIAVATSGIAATLLPGGRTAHSRFQIPLRPTTSTLCKIKTQTELADLIRRASAIVWDEAPMANRYAFEYVSKSFQDIMENQIAFGGKTMVFGGDFRQVLPVVKRGSKTEQIAASISRSTFWNSVKIIHLQQNMRSAQDIEFSQFLLRVGDGLQHTVNRDFIKLPDSMIIPWEGEQSIQMLIDSVFSNMINHVNDENYMVDRAIITPKNVDVDNINQMLILNFPGEKKEYTS; this is translated from the coding sequence ATGTTGgtcatatttgaaaataatgaCAAGTTGTGTACTCCCGACCACTTTGACTCAATTGTGCGTGCTGAAATACCTGTACAAACAGAAGAACCCAACTTAAACAAAGCAGTTGTCCACCATATGATACATGGGCCCTGTGGATCGATGAATCCTAATTGTCCATGCATGGTAAATGGTAAATGCAAGAAGAACTTTCCAAAGCCATTTGTGGAATACACATCTCGAGGAAATGATTCATACCCTTTGTATCGAAGACGTGAAGGTGGCCGAGTATCAATTCCCAACAATGACGATGTTTTCATTGATAATGGTTGGGTTGTCCCGTACAATCCCTggcttttattaaaatatgattgtcaTATTAATGTTGAAATATGTGGAGGGATTAAGTGTGTCAAGTACATATACAAGTACATCCATAAAGGTCCTGATCAGGTCGCACTAGAGTTACGAAATGGACAAAATTGTGATGAAATCCAACAGTACGTGGATGGCAGGTGGATTTGTGCGCCTGAAGCATTGTGGCGAATTTTCTCATTTGAGTTCAGTAGGATGTATCCTTCAGTCATTAGGTTACAACTACATACACCAAACCAacttttgatttattttgaTCCCCAACAACGCGTAAGTGATCTACTTGCAGATGATGACAACTCGAATACTATGCTTacaaaatttttcaaaataaattgttATCCTGACTTGAATGGAAAGTATTTATATCGAGAATTTCCACAATATTACACATGGATAAAATCTGGAAAAAAATGGTTTCGTCGAAGAAGTAACAATAAAGTGGTTGGAAGATTATATGTTGTGTCGCCATCTGAAGGTGAGAGGTTTTATCTTCGTATCCTTTTAAAACATGTCAGGGGCCCGACATCTTTTGAAGATCTGATGACTGTGAATGGGATAACATATTCAACATTTAAGGAGTCTGCTCAAATGAGAGGATTTCTCAAACAAGATGATTATGTAATACAATGTCTGCAAGAAGCACGCTCTGTTAGAATGCCATCTTCATTGAGAAGGTTATTTGTATCCATACTGGTGTTCTGTCAACCAACAATAGTTCGAGAACTCTGGGATGAGTTCCATCCTAGCATGTGTGAAGATTATGGCAGAGAAATTTCATCAAGTAACTTAATCATCAATAAGTTATTGCTTGAGATACGAAGGTTGTTGCATCAGTACAAAATGAAACTTGGTGATTTTGATTTGCCATCAATAAGTGCCGAGTTTTTAGAAGACGCACCACTACCAAGAATAATTGAGGATGAGCTTTCTTATCATATTTCTGATGATGATTTGAGATCTATTGAACGTTTGAATGCTCAACAGAGGATTGCTTTTGACACCATCATCGAAATTATTATGCATAACCAATCAAAACTTTTCTTCATTGATGGTCCTGGAGGCACTGGTAAGACTTTTTTATACCGCTCAATGTTGGCACATTTAAGAAAAATGGGTAAAATAGTAATTGCGGTAGCAACATCTGGAATAGCTGCGACATTGTTGCCAGGTGGAAGAACTGCACATTCACGTTTTCAAATTCCACTTAGACCAACCACATCAACACTTTGCAAAATAAAAACACAGACAGAACTTGCAGATCTAATAAGACGTGCATCAGCTATAGTATGGGACGAGGCTCCAATGGCAAATCGCTATGCTTTTGAATATGTCAGTAAGAGTTTCCAAGATATTATGGAAAATCAAATAGCATTTGGAGGGAAGACAATGGTTTTTGGTGGCGATTTTCGACAAGTGTTACCGGTTGTCAAACGAGGGTCAAAGACAGAACAAATTGCTGCAAGTATTTCAAGGTCAACGTTCTGGAATAGCGTAAAGATAATACACCTTCAACAGAATATGAGATCTGCTCAAGATATTGAGTTCTCACAATTTCTCTTGCGCGTAGGTGATGGATTGCAACATACTGTAAATCGTGATTTCATAAAATTACCAGATTCAATGATCATACCATGGGAAGGTGAACAATCAATTCAGATGTTGATTGATTCTGTTTTTTCTAATATGATAAATCATGTTAACGATGAAAACTATATGGTTGATAGAGCAATCATCACACCAAAAAATGTTGATGTGGACAATATTAATCAAATGCTCATTCTCAATTTTCCTGGAGAGAAAAAAGAGTATACCTCTTAG